A section of the Serratia liquefaciens ATCC 27592 genome encodes:
- a CDS encoding MysB family protein: MSLYATLEEAVEAAREEFIESAEGGNDDEPPVPQQFNLQKYVMLDGDIMWQAEFFEQEGESVECLTLRSGAAAQAIFDGDYDEVEISAEWIEENTLHEWEEGDFQLDPPLDTEEGQTAADEWDER; the protein is encoded by the coding sequence ATGAGCCTGTATGCAACCCTGGAAGAAGCCGTTGAAGCGGCGCGCGAGGAGTTTATCGAGTCTGCCGAAGGCGGTAACGACGACGAACCGCCGGTGCCGCAACAGTTCAATCTGCAAAAATACGTGATGCTGGATGGTGATATCATGTGGCAGGCCGAATTCTTTGAACAAGAAGGCGAATCGGTCGAATGCCTGACGTTACGCAGCGGCGCTGCCGCTCAGGCTATTTTCGACGGGGATTATGACGAAGTCGAAATCAGCGCCGAATGGATTGAGGAAAATACGCTGCACGAGTGGGAAGAAGGAGACTTCCAGCTCGATCCGCCGTTGGATACCGAAGAGGGCCAAACAGCCGCCGACGAGTGGGATGAGCGTTGA
- the leuA gene encoding 2-isopropylmalate synthase, translated as MLTDPSIKYRPFPPVTLPDRQWPCRTLQQAPRWCSSDLRDGNQALAEPMDNARKHQFYQMLLACGFKEIEVAFPSASQTDFDFVRSLIDEQLIPDDVSIQVLTQSRDDLIDRTFDALRGAPRAIVHLYNATAPMFREIVFKQDKAATVALAVNGALRIRQQCEQQPETTWTFEYSPETFCFTELEFALEICEAVADVWQPGPGRPMIINLPATVEVSTPNVYADQIEWFCRRFSQRNRVTISVHPHNDRGTGVACAELAMLAGADRVEGCLFGNGERTGNVDLVTLALNLYTQGVAPGLDFSQLKQVVEVVEQCNQLPVHPRHPYAGELVFTAFSGSHQDAIKKGFAAQQQRQDGLWQVPYLPLDPADVGCSYEAVIRVNSQSGKSGAAWLLEQNHGLSLPRGLQIDFSKVVQQATDGSGKEMTTAELWRLFRISYGLVEQPRLQLLSYQTESHSIEAYSFSARVLFEGQQQRLLGVGNGLLSSAVDALRQRFGLNLAIEDYHEHTLGHQSQSRAVAYIRCTLAHGEAAYGVGIDVDSASASLQALFNVAARYLAK; from the coding sequence ATGTTAACCGACCCTTCAATCAAATACCGTCCGTTCCCGCCCGTGACCTTGCCGGATCGCCAGTGGCCGTGCCGCACTTTGCAGCAGGCACCGCGCTGGTGCTCCAGCGATTTGCGTGACGGCAATCAGGCGCTGGCGGAACCTATGGATAACGCCCGCAAACACCAGTTCTACCAGATGCTCCTGGCGTGCGGGTTCAAAGAGATTGAGGTGGCGTTTCCTTCTGCCTCGCAAACGGACTTCGATTTTGTCCGCTCGCTGATTGATGAGCAGTTGATCCCGGACGACGTCAGTATTCAGGTGCTAACCCAATCGCGAGACGATTTGATCGATCGTACCTTCGACGCGTTGCGTGGCGCACCACGCGCCATCGTGCACCTGTATAACGCTACCGCACCGATGTTTCGTGAAATCGTCTTCAAACAGGACAAAGCGGCAACGGTAGCGCTGGCGGTTAACGGCGCGCTGCGTATTCGACAGCAGTGCGAGCAGCAGCCGGAAACGACATGGACCTTCGAATATTCACCGGAGACTTTCTGCTTTACCGAGTTGGAGTTTGCGCTGGAGATCTGTGAAGCCGTTGCCGATGTCTGGCAGCCTGGGCCGGGGCGGCCGATGATCATCAACCTGCCGGCCACGGTGGAGGTCAGTACGCCGAACGTCTATGCCGACCAGATTGAGTGGTTCTGCCGGCGTTTCAGTCAGCGCAACCGGGTGACCATCAGCGTGCATCCGCATAACGATCGTGGCACAGGAGTGGCCTGCGCCGAGCTGGCAATGCTGGCCGGTGCCGATCGGGTCGAAGGTTGTCTGTTCGGCAACGGTGAACGCACCGGCAATGTCGATCTGGTGACGCTGGCGCTCAACCTGTATACCCAGGGCGTTGCGCCGGGGCTGGATTTCAGCCAACTGAAGCAGGTGGTGGAGGTAGTTGAGCAGTGTAACCAACTGCCGGTTCATCCGCGTCATCCTTACGCCGGTGAGTTGGTGTTCACCGCCTTTTCCGGCTCTCATCAGGATGCGATTAAAAAAGGCTTTGCCGCCCAACAGCAGAGGCAGGACGGTCTGTGGCAGGTGCCTTATTTACCGCTCGATCCGGCGGACGTCGGCTGCAGCTATGAGGCGGTGATCCGGGTTAACAGCCAGTCGGGCAAAAGCGGCGCTGCCTGGCTACTGGAACAGAACCATGGGCTGTCGTTGCCGCGTGGGCTGCAAATTGATTTCAGCAAGGTGGTGCAGCAGGCGACCGACGGCAGCGGCAAAGAGATGACCACCGCTGAGCTGTGGCGGCTGTTTAGAATCAGCTATGGTTTGGTGGAACAACCGCGGCTGCAGTTGCTGAGCTATCAGACCGAAAGCCACAGCATCGAGGCTTATAGTTTCAGTGCCAGGGTGTTGTTCGAAGGGCAACAGCAACGGCTGCTGGGGGTAGGGAACGGTTTGTTGTCCAGCGCGGTGGATGCGCTGCGCCAGCGCTTTGGCTTGAATTTGGCGATAGAGGATTATCACGAACACACGCTGGGGCATCAGAGCCAAAGCCGTGCCGTGGCCTATATTCGCTGTACGCTGGCGCACGGTGAGGCGGCTTATGGGGTCGGCATCGACGTCGATTCTGCCAGCGCTTCCCTGCAGGCGTTGTTCAACGTGGCTGCGCGTTATTTAGCGAAATAA
- a CDS encoding AraC family transcriptional regulator, with translation MLLFHDAVPANRSIVPVAKDYQHGEFEPLHYHDCAQLIHSLSGVVQVNTRLGSWVVPPGRGVWLPARVEHSLQITGKVAARALLVDPLARADLPASCEVVQISPLLRELIICAMDITADYPTGGREERIMELILDELRVLPILPLNLPEPRSDALLRLCRHIQQSLAHPWELEQAASYINVSGRTLSRRFQRETGLRFGDWVRRARLLAALNALAAGHSVLEVALDLGYDSPSAFSAMFRRQLGVAPSTYFAK, from the coding sequence ATGCTGCTTTTTCATGACGCTGTGCCCGCGAACCGCTCGATTGTGCCGGTCGCCAAAGATTATCAGCACGGCGAGTTCGAACCGCTCCATTACCACGACTGTGCACAGTTGATTCATAGCCTGAGCGGCGTAGTGCAAGTGAATACTCGTCTGGGCAGTTGGGTGGTCCCCCCAGGGCGTGGCGTTTGGCTGCCTGCGCGCGTAGAACACAGTCTGCAAATCACCGGTAAAGTGGCGGCAAGAGCGCTGTTAGTCGATCCGCTGGCACGAGCCGACCTGCCGGCAAGCTGCGAAGTGGTGCAGATATCCCCGTTGCTGCGTGAGCTGATTATCTGTGCGATGGACATTACGGCGGATTATCCGACGGGAGGTCGTGAAGAGCGAATTATGGAGCTGATCCTGGATGAATTGCGTGTGCTGCCAATCCTGCCGCTGAATTTGCCCGAACCGCGCAGCGATGCCCTATTAAGGTTGTGCCGGCATATTCAGCAATCGCTGGCACACCCCTGGGAGTTAGAACAGGCCGCCAGCTACATCAACGTCAGCGGCCGCACGCTGTCACGACGTTTTCAACGAGAAACCGGGCTGCGTTTTGGCGACTGGGTGCGCCGCGCCCGTTTGCTGGCGGCATTGAATGCCCTGGCCGCCGGGCATTCGGTGCTGGAAGTGGCGCTGGACTTGGGCTATGACAGCCCCAGTGCTTTCAGCGCCATGTTCCGCCGCCAGCTGGGCGTTGCGCCCAGCACTTATTTCGCTAAATAA